A region from the Ctenopharyngodon idella isolate HZGC_01 chromosome 13, HZGC01, whole genome shotgun sequence genome encodes:
- the LOC127524439 gene encoding core histone macro-H2A.2: MSARGGKKKITKLSRSARAGVIFPVGRMMRYLRTGTHKYRIGMGAPVYMAAVIEYLAAEILELAGNAARDNKKGRITPRHIKLAVANDEELNQLLRGVTISNGGVLPRIHPELLSKKRGGKVKVETQVTVPEKRANRKPIKKPSKKSKGKPGRKPKKSTENDKEADANTTVEDGPGEGFTILSAKSLFLGQKLSLTESEISKIGTIKVEGIINPTNAEIDLKEGIGNALEKAGGKDFLETVKELRKSQGPLEVASVAVSQANGMAARFIIHCHVPQWGSEKCEDQLEKTVKNCLSAAEEKKLKSVAFPSLPAGRNGFPKQTAAQLILKAISNHFVSATTSSLKNIYFVLFDSESIGIYLQEMAKMDTK; this comes from the exons ATGTCAGCCAGAGGAGGAAAGAAAAAGATCACCAAGCTGTCTCGTTCTGCCCGAGCAGGAGTCATTTTTCCTGTCGGGAGGATGATGCGTTATTTACGCACAGGAACCCACAAGTATCGCATTGGCATGGGCGCCCCCGTCTACATGGCAGCTGTCATTGAGTACTTAGCAG CTGAGATTTTGGAGTTAGCTGGTAATGCAGCAAGAGACAACAAGAAGGGGAGAATCACTCCACGACACATCAAGCTGGCAGTGGCCAATGATGAAGAACTCAACCAG TTGCTCAGAGGGGTGACCATATCAAATGGTGGCGTTCTGCCTCGCATCCATCCTGAGCTGCTCTCCAAGAAGAGAGGCGGCAAGGTGAAGGTGGAGACTCAGGTGACCGTTCCGGAGAAGAGGGCGAACCGGAAACCCATCAAGAAACCCAGCAAAAAGAGCAAAGGAAAACCAGGCCGCAAACCCAAA AAAAGCACAGAGAATGACAAAGAAGCAGATGCCAACACAACAGTGGAAGACGGACCGGGAGAGGGATTTACTATTCTCTCTGCGAAAAGCTTGTTCCTTGGACAAAAG CTGTCCCTTACAGAAAGTGAAATCAGCAAAATCGGAACGATCAAAGTGGAGGGAATCATCAATCCCACAAACGCAGAGATTGATCTGAAAGAAGGAATTG GTAATGCTCTGGAGAAAGCAGGAGGAAAAGATTTCTTAGAGACCGTCAAGGAGCTGAGAAAAAGCCAAGGCCCTTTGGAAGTCGCATCAG TGGCTGTGAGTCAAGCCAATGGGATGGCAGCACGTTTCATCATCCATTGTCACGTCCCTCAGTGGGGTTCAGAGAAGTGCGAAGATCAGCTCGAGAAAACAGTCAAGAACTGTTTGTCTGCTGCCGAGGAGAAAAAGCTCAAATCGGTGGCCTTCCCTTCACTACCTGCTGGACG AAATGGTTTTCCAAAGCAGACAGCAGCCCAGCTAATACTGAAGGCCATTTCAAACCATTTTGTCTCAGCAACTACATCCTCTCTGAAGAACATTTACTTTGTTCTGTTTGACAGTGAGAGCATTGGGATATACCTGCAGGAGATGGCCAAGATGGACACCAAGTGA